One Vicugna pacos unplaced genomic scaffold, VicPac4 scaffold_19, whole genome shotgun sequence genomic region harbors:
- the LOC140693375 gene encoding endogenous retrovirus group K member 10 Gag polyprotein-like: MGQNNSKGLFVQMLRVMLRERGIQVSKQRLEQFLVFVEEICPWFPEQGTVNLETWKVVGVRLRDYYTANGPNKMPATTLPLWQLIRDCLDPTTEGEKFDTVKIENIEPSAPTNPDFKEIPSVPPAVNATDSPFDSELDPADQEELEDQAARYHKDEDPWGIFFEENKTFDMSKFKDIITECVQQNLSKKEQKKPPIISSPPPSYSSQEEKASKFVVLSPLQKALQQASKEGEHIPGFSLVYPVLEDAQQQRYYETIPFKQLKELKMACAQYGPTAPFTQAIVESLGNQYLPPNDWKQVARACLSGGNYLLWKSEFYENCAVTASINQRQGIQITLEQLTGEGQYQDIHSQLGYLPGAYPQINAAALRAWRKLPNSENKTEDLSKIRQGPDEPYQDFVARLMETIGKVIGDEQAGLVLAKQLAYENANSACQAALRPYRKKSNLADFIRICADIGPSYVQGIALAAALQGKTVKEGIEQINVPKEGNNRLVERY, encoded by the exons atggggcaaaataatagtaAAGGTTTATTTGTACAAATGCTCAGAGTAATGTTAAGAGAAAGAGGAATTCAGGTCTCGAAACAACGTTTAGAACAATTCTTGGTATTTGTAGAAGaaatttgtccttggtttccAGAACAGGGCACTGTTAATTTAGAAACTTGGAAGGTTGTTGGAGTTCGCCTAAGAGACTATTATACTGCCAATGGTCCAAATAAAATGCCAGCTACTACACTTCCTTTGTGGCAGCTAATTAGAGACTGTCTCGACCCAACCACTGAGGGAGAGAAATTTGATactgtaaaaatagaaaatattgagccTTCCGCTCCTACTAAtccagattttaaagaaattccttCTGTTCCTCCTGCAGTAAATGCAACCGATAGTCCTTTTGATTCAGAACTAGATCCAGCTGATCAAGAGGAGTTAGAGGATCAAGCTGCCCGTTACCACAAGGATGAAGATCCTTGGGGCatcttttttgaggaaaataaaacttttgacaTGTCtaaatttaaagatattattACGGAATGTGTTCAACAGAATCTTTCTAAGAAGGAGCAGAAAAAGCCGCCAATAATTTCGTCTCCTCCTCCTAGTTATTCTTCACAGGAGGAGAAGGCatcaaaatttgttgttttaagtcctttacaaaaggCTTTGCAACAAGCTAGTAAAGAAGGAGAACACATTCCtggtttttctttagtatatCCCGTCCTTGAGGATGCCCAACAGCAGAGATActatgaaactattccttttaaacagttaaaagaattaaaaatggcttgCGCTCAATATGGACCTACTGCGCCTTTTACACAAGCCATTGTTGAAAGTTTAGGAAATCAATATTTACCTCCAAATGATTGGAAGCAAGTGGCACGTGCCTGCCTATCTGGTGGAAATTATCTACTTTGGAAATCAGAATTCTATGAAAATTGTGCAGTTACAGCTAGTATCAATCAGAGACAGGGCATCCAAATTACATTAGAGCAGTTAACTGGAGAAGGACAATATCAAGACATTCACTCACAATTGGGTTATTTGCCTGGTGCTTACCCTCAGATAAATGCAGCAGCATTAAGAGCCTGGAGAAAGCTGCCCAATTCTGAGAATAAAACTGAAGATTTGTCCAAAATTCGGCAAGGGCCTGACGAGCCATACCAAGACTTTGTTGCTCGTCTTATGGAAACTATTGGTAAAGTGATAGGAGACGAGCAAGCAGGATTGGTTTTGGCTAAGCAATTAGCTTATGAGAATGCTAACTCTGCTTGTCAGGCCGCTCTAAGACCATACCGAAAAAAGAGTAATTTAGCTGATTTTATACGAATCTGTGCTGACATAGGACCATCCTATGTCCAAGGAATTGCTTTAGCTGCAGCTTTACAAGGAAAAACAGTTAAAGAG GGCATCGAGCAAATCAATGTCCCAAAAGAGGGCAACAACCGCCTGGTCGAGAGATATTAG